The Candidatus Bathyarchaeota archaeon DNA window GAAGAACTTGACTTAATTCAAGCTTACTTTAAAAAAGAAAAACGCAACCCCACCGACGTTGAACTCCAAACCATAAGCCAAACCTGGAGCGAACACTGCTGCCACAAAACCTTCAAAGGCAAAATAAAAATCGGCAACAAAACCATCAGCAGCCTCTTCAAAACCTACCTCGCCAAAGCCACCAAAGAAATAAACGCCCCATGGTGCTTCAGCGTTTTTGAAGACAACGCGGGCATAGTCAAATTCGAAAAAGGCTATGGCATCGCGGCAAAGGTAGAAACACACAATCATCCTTCTGCGGTGGAGCCGTTCGGCGGCGCAGCCACAGGAACTGGCGGCGTTATCCGAGATATTTTAGGCGTCTGGGCTGACCCTATCGCGTGCACCGACGTGTTGGGTTTTGGTCCACTAGATTACGATTACGCCAAACTTCCTGCAGGTGTAAAGCACCCAAAATACGTTTACATGGGCGTCACTGCAGGAATCAGCGCCTACGGAAACAACATGGGTATCCCAACCGTCAACGGCGCCATATACTTCGACGACAGCTACACAGGCAACGTCGTCGTCTACTGCGGCTGCATCGGGCTACTCCCATTAAACAAGTACATTAAAAACGCTAAAGTCGGCGACTATATAGTTTTAATAGGCGGCAAAACAGGCCGCGACGGCATCCACGGCGTCACCTTCGCCTCAGCCGAACTAACCGAAAAATCCGAAGAAATCAGCCGCCCAGCCGTTCAAATCGCCGACCCAATAGAAGAAGAAAAAGTCAAACGCGCCGTCATAGGAATACGCGACTTACAGTTAGGTGCGGCGATTACCGACATCGGCGGAGGAGGCTTATCTTCAGCAGTCGGCGAAACAGCAGAACGGTTTGGCTGCGGCGTCTCAGTCGACCTCGCCAAAGTACCGCTGAAGTATCAGGGACTGGCGCCTTGGGAAATTTACCTCTCCGAATCACAAGAACGCATGCTGCTAGTTATTCCACCCGAGAACTTGGAGAAGGCGATGGAGGTTTTCGAGAAAGAAGACGTCATAGCCACAGCAATCGGCAAACTCATACCCGAGAGGCGTCTGCAACTCAGCTACAAAGAAGAATTGGTTGCTAACATAGACATGGAGTTCATGTTTAGCCCTTGCACGATAACCAAAACCGCATCCATCGAACCGCCTAAACTCACTGAACCTGAATTTTCCGAGCCAAAAAACCTAACGGAAACCCTCATGCAGCTACTTGCGGCACCAAACATCGCCAGCAAAGAAGCAATCATCCGAACCTACGACCACGAAGTCAAAGGCAACACAGTGCTAAAGCCCCTACAAGGTGACTACGCTGGTCCAAACGATGCAGCAGTGCTTAAACCCATTGATAACTCAATAAAGGGTTTAGCGATTAGCTGCGGCATGAACCCCAACTACGGCAAAATCGACCCATACTGGATGGCGGCATCCGCGATAGATGAAGCAATCCGAAACAACATCGCGGTCGGCGGCAGAAGAATAGCTCTGTTAGACAATTTTGTCTGGGGCAACCCTGAGAAGCCAGAACGCCTCGGCGCGCTAGTAAGAGCCTGCGAAGCCTGCTATGACGTCGCCACCAACTTCCGCACACCGTTCATTTCAGGCAAGGACAGCCTCTACAACGAATCCCCACTGGGACCCGTTACCCCCACCCTACTCATCACAGCCGTCGGCGTCGTCCCCGACATAAACAAAACCATCTCAGCAGACCTCAAAGCTGCGGGCAACTTGCTCTACATAGTCGGCGACACATACCCCGAACTCGGCGGCAGCGAATACTACAAACTCAAAGGCTACCTCGGCAAATCTGTCCCCAAACTTCACGCCTCCAAAGCCAGAAAAACCTACTACAACCTCACCAAAGCCATGGGCGAAGGCATCGTCAAATCCTGCCACGACCTCTCGGAGGGCGGTTTAGCGGTGGCCGCGGCAGAGATGGCGTTTGCAAGTGGATTAGGCTTAGAAATCGACCTAAAGAAGGTGCCATGCAAAGACGTGGAACGCGACGATTTTGTGTTGTTCTCGGAGTCTAACAGTCGCTTCCTAATCGAAATCGCACCAGAAGACCAAGAACTCTTCGAGAAACTAATGGGCAAATACAGCGCCCAAATCGGCAAAGTCACCAAGCAACCGAAATTAGTGATTAAAGGCTTAAGCGGCACAACCGTCATCGAAGCCACATTGGACAAGTTGCGGTACAGCTGGAAGAAAACCCTCAACCCACAGGAGGCATCTCAATGAAAACCGAAGACATCAAAGTCTGCGTCTTACGCGTCGGCGGAACCAACTGCGACGCAGAAACCCAGCGCGCATTCCAAGAACTCGGCGCCCAAGCAGAAACCCTCCAAGTCAGCGAACTAATCAAACGCCACAACCTACTCGACTACGACGTGCTCGTCTTTCCAGGGGGCTTCTCGTTTGGCGACTACGTACGCAGCGGCGTCATATTTGCAAGGCATCTCTCAGCGCATTTGGGCAAAGAAATCGAGATGTTCGTCGCAGAAGGCAGACCGATCCTGGGCATATGCAACGGTTTCCAAATCATGGTTGAATACGGTTTACTGCCTGGGTTTGAAGGCATAAGCTCATACCCCGAAGCCACCCTAACAACGAATGAACCTGCAGGATTCAAATGCAAATGGGTCTACCTAAAACATGAGAACCGCGGCAGTTGCGCCTTCACATCCGCTATACCCCAAGGCAAAATCATACGGCTCCCAATCGCCCACGGCGAAGGCAGATGGCTATTTCCCAAAGAAAAAGAAGACGCGCTTCTCCAGAGGCTTATCGACGAGGATATGCTGGTGTTGCGTTACTGCACCAAAGACGGCGAAGCCGCAGACGGCAAATACCCCGCTAACCCCAACGGCAGCTTCCACGACATCGCAGGCATCTGCAACAGCGAAGGCAACATCTTTGGCTTGATGCCGCATCCTGAGAGGGCGATGTATTGGTGGCAGCAACCTGACTGGACAAGCCAACAGAGCAACCTGCAGTACGGCGACGGAAAACTAATCTTTCAAAGCATCATAGACAAATTAACTAAAACCTGCTAAGCTTTTAGTTGTTGCCGCCGGTTTCTTTTGTTTCATCTTCTCCGTTTGTGTATATAGAAAAAATAGCGAGTTTTAATTTATCCATCGAATGCACTAAACTTATTAATTGAGCCCATACTGCATATGTTGAGGCTTAGATGCATGTCTCTATCAGCGAAACTAAAAACCTTCAGCAGTGCACAACTCGGCGCCATCGGCTTCTACGCCTTCACAGGTTTGCTGCTTTTGGTTTTTCTGCCGCTGAGTGGCTTTCCACCTCATCTTGCTTTCCTCGGAGTTTTAAGCCTAATCACCGCCTACAGCCAGTTTATGCGTCGGTTCTGGGGAAACTGGTTGGTTTTCGTCGTGTTTGTTACAAATTCTGGTTTTGCCCTCTACACGCTTTACGCCATAGGCTTCAGTAACCTTCTAGTTGCTTTGGCGATGGTGACTTTTGCGTCGCTAACTTGGGTTACGACAGCTTCTTTGCTGATTAAACGGAAATTCTAAGCCTTTCCAGCTGTGCCCCTCAAAAGACGAACCAACACTTCTTGGTCTACATCCAAAAAATGTTCGTTCTCTGCGATTTCCACAAACCCGTCGGCTTCCACCAAAGCTGAAACCTCGCCGCATGTCTCAACTGGATCGGCAATTAACCGGCATTGTTCATCAAACGCCAACTTGACCAATGAGAAGGTTCGGCTGCCTTTAGCGCTAAACAACTTTGAACCCGCAAACGCCCTAACAGTCTTCAAATCCGAAACGGGTCTGCCGCATAAACGTTGCAGAATCGAGCGGGTAAACAGTTGAAACATTATAAGTGCCGCTGATGGATTACTGGGAAACAGAAAAACAGGCTTCTCGCCAACAAAACCAATCACCGTAGTTTTGCCTGGTTTAACTGCAACTCCGTTGACTACGACTCCAGGTTTGCCCAGCAAATCAACAATTTCTGATGCGTCCACGGTTGAAGTGGCTACAACCATATCAGACGACGCAGAGGCTGCCCGCAGAGCCCGCTCAATAGCAGCTTTGTTGTTGGGAAACGCTCCGAAGTAGATGGCTTTCGCGCCGCACTCCATAACAGCCGTACATATGCTGTATGCGTTGACGTCAAAGCGTTTTCCAGTTTGGAGGGGTTTGCTGAGTTCGTTGACTTCGTCCCCGATTGAGAGGACTGCAACCATTGGATATTTTAGAACTTTAACCTGTTTGAAGCCTAACGCAGCCAAAACCCCTATTTCTGCGGCGCCTAAAACTTGCCCTTTTTTTAGTACCAAAGCGCCTTTCTGGATGTCTGAACCCTGCTTGCGAACATTCTCCCAAGCACAAACAGGACTAAAAAGGTGCAACACATCATCTTCGCGTTCAACATCCTGCGCCGCGACAACTGCATCTGCGCCCATTGGGAGAACTGCGCCAACAGAAACTTCAACCGCTTCGCCTTTAGTTAAAGCGACTTTGGGTTGCTCGCCAACGGCGATGGCACCTGCAACTTTCAGGACAGTTGGGGCTTCTTCGTTTGCCTCTGTGGATTCTTGGGAGTTTAGAGCGTACCCGTTAACTGCTGAGGTGTTGAAACTTGGCAGGTCAAGCGGTGAAACTATGTTTTCGCTTAGCACTCGGTTGTTGGCTTCTAAGAGCACCGCTTCCTCTTCACCTAAAAAGGCAGGTTTAAAGTTGATTTCGATGGTGTGTTTGGCTTCCTCGTAGGTTAACAGTTTTGTCATGGCGACTCACTGTAGCAGACACTGCTCTAGACGTAAAAACGTATCGAGAATTCCCCATTGTTTTTAAACAGAAAAATCCAAATCAAGACCAGAGTTGGATGACGTTGACTTCATAAATACACACAGAAGCATACAATACATGCACAGCCCCAACTATAGTGAATCCCTTCTCAATTTTAGCCCAGACTACAAAGTCAGCATAGCAAACTACTGCTTCAAGAAACTGCAGATTCCAAAGCCCAACAGTGATTAAGCTGGTTTGGTTTTTTCAGCCGCCATTTTCTTGACGAAAGTTTTGAGGTCCTCTGCCTGCCCGTGAACCACCAGTTTGCCATCCTTCTGTGGCATGATTTGCAGGTTCTGAGCTTTGGCGATTTGATGAATTTTCTCCTTCGACCACTCGCCCATCGGTTCCACACGCACCCACTTTTGGTCTCTGGGCACACCCGTCACAAACTTCTCCTCAGCCTTCACTTTACTGGGTTTAGGACAACAGGATGCATTGACTGCCTCAAGCTTCCTTAACCAATCATCAACTTTTTCTGTGCCAAACACTTTTTCCCCTTCGTTAACTATGTAGGCTTCGACGTTGGCGAGGTATTCTTCGGCTTTGTGCAATGAGTCTCCGTGGCTGCCCTCGGTGCAGGCTAACTCTATTAGGGATTTGGCTGTTCGCAGGTCTTCAACCACTTTTGTGGGGATGTCTATGCCTGATTTTTTCAGCTCCAGCATCATGTCTTCAAGCAGTTTCCATGACGCCAAGTTACTACCCATTGTAGGTTCCTCTGTATAGTTTAGGCGGTCTGCGAATTTAAGGATTAATTGTGAAACCGCTTTTAAAGGGGGATTAGGTTCTCTAAAGCGAAATAAACACCGATAAAAATGGATTCAGTGTGAGTAACATAAAAATTCTTCCGCTGTTCATTGTTGTCGATGTTTGGGTGACTGTGTTGGTCAAGAAGCTTCATGTACCTGCCGTATTCAAAAGAGCCATAAAACAAACCTTTTCTAAGCCTGCCACAGAGAGGTACCCCCAAGAGAAGCCCAAGCTGCCTGAAAAATACCGTGGCGAACCCTGCTTTGATTTTAACGCTTGCATCGGCTGCGGGTTATGCGCAAGGGATTGTCCTGCCAAAGCTCTTGAAATGGTTGCTGTTGAGGGGAAACGTCGCCCACAGATCAACCTGTCTAAATGTGTGTTTTGTTATCAATGCGCCGAAACTTGTCCAAAGAAAGCGGTTAGCACTTCATGCGTCTACGAGTTGGCAACCACTGATAAATCCAGTTTAGTTATCAAACCCAAAGCATCCTGTAAGCCATAGATTTGCAGCTTAACCGCGCTTTTACATTTAATCAACTGGACGTTTGTTTAGCCTAATCAGCCAAGTTGAAATCAATAAAAGCATGAAAACTCTTAAATTATACAAGACCCCAAGAAGATGCAAGGTCTTGTCAATGTCAGCGAATAATAAGCCGTTTGAAATCCAAGGTTTCGACGAAAGCGAAAAGATGTATCTTGTCAAAACAGCCAACGGCGTCGTGAAGGTACACGATACCTTTGCAGAAATGTTTCCGCTTTGGGCTGGCAGAGTCCTCATAACAGCTGCTAACGAGAAATGGGCGCAGATCGCAGCGTCTGTTACCACTGGATTTGCAACCAGCGTCATCGCTGCATCAGCGGAAGCAGCCATAGAACGCATGGTTCCCGCAAGCGAGACACCTGACAAAAGACCAGGTATACTTATTCAGATTTATAACAAAGACCGCTTTGAACTTAAACATCAACTCATGGGACGCATCGGACAATGCACCATGACCTGCCCAACCACCGCGGCTTTCAACGGACTCACAGGCAAACGTGTGTTGCTTATCGGTAGCAGTCTGCGTTATTTTGGCGATGGCTTCCAAAAGAAAACCATGGTTGGGGGACGCAAATGCTGGAAAATCCCCGTAATGGAAGGCAACTTTATAGTTGAAGACGGTTTTGGAGCCATGGAGGCAGTTGCAGGTGGCAACTTTATGATCTTCGCTAAAACAGCCGCGGAATGCCTTGCAGCTTCAGAAGCAGCAGCCGACGCCATCCGCGCTCAAGTTCCCGACGTAATCATGCCGTTCCCTGGCGGATTATGCCGCTCTGGAAGCAAAGCAGGTTCACTAAAATACAAGCTTAAAGCCTCAACCAACCACACCTATTGCCCAACTCTGCGCTCCATAGTTCCCGACACTGTGGTTCCAGAGGGTTGCGAAAGCGTCCTAGAAATAGTCATCAACGGTTTAACGTTGGATGCCGTTAAGAAGGCCATGGCAGTTGGTGTACAAGCGGCTATTGCTTGTCCAGGTGTGATGAAGATTTCTGCAGGGAACTACGGTGGCAAGCTTGGTCCGTTCAAGGCTTACCTAAAAGAGGCCATCGGAATCCCAGAACCAGCACCTGCCGCGGCGCCGAAAGCAGCTAAAGCTTGACCCGATGTTTTTTAGTCGGAACTTTTATTTTCCCCCACATAACAAAAGTATCAGATAATTGGTTTAGTGAAGTTGTTTGAGTACCCCAAAAAGAAGCTCTCTGGAACTATTCAGACTAAGAAAAACAATCAACGAGTTAGCTAAAAAAGAAGGTAGCCACACCGAACTCATCACCATCTACGTGCCACCAGACAAACAAATCAGCGACGCACTCAACCTGCTACGTAACGAGTACGGCACAGCCAGCAACATCAAATCCAACGTCACCCGCAAAAACGTACTGGACGCCATCGTCAAAGCCCAACAGAAACTCAAACTCTTCAAGAACCCAGGCGAAAAAGGCATAGTCATCTTCACAGGTGCATTGCCACAGGAAGGCGGTGGCCCCGGAACGGAACGCATGGAAAGCTACGTGATCGTTCCGCCTGAACCGATTAGGATTTTCCTCTACCGCTGCGACAGCCGATTCCACACCGAGCATCTGCAGGAGATGCTGCGGGAGAAAGAGGCATATGGCATTTTACTTGTTGACGCAAACAATGCTACCATAGCCACGTTGCAGGGAAAACACCTCCAAATTGTCATGCAAATGTACAGTGGTGTAACCGGAAAAACCCGTGCAGGTGGGCAATCAGCCAGACGATATGAACGTTTACGAGACATGCAGCTAAACGAGTACTACACACGTGTCGGTAACCACGCTAACGAAGTTTTCTTACCCATGGAAAACCTCAAAGGCATCATCCTCGGCGGTCCAGGCCCAACTAAGTATGATTTCCAAAAAGGTAACTACCTAAACTACCAACTGCAGAGCAAAATTCTCGACGTCGTGGACACCGCTTATGTGGAGGAGCAAGGCGTTAAAGAAGTGGTCGACAAAGCGCCTGAAATCATGAAAAAAGTCCGCTACATCGAAGAAAAAGAGCTCATGCAAAAGTTCCTCTACGAAGTCGGCCACGACAGTGGATTAATCACTTACGGTGAAGCCGAAGTTCGAAGATTAATGAACTCTGGCGCGGTGCGAACTGTGCTTATGTCAGAAGAAATCGACATGAAACGTGTCACCGTAAAATGCAGCGCATGCAACTACCAAGAAGAACACACGGTAAAAGGCAAAGACCTTGCAGCATTCGAGCAGGGCTTAGTTGGAAAACCATGCGGCGGCTGCAAAGCGCCCTCGATGGTGATTGTAGATAAAAAGGACATCGTAGATGACTTCGCTGACCTCGCGCAACTAACCAACACAGAAATCGAAGTAATCTCAGGGGAAACCGAAGAAGGACAGATGCTCAAAAACGCCTTCGGCGGCATCGCAGCGTTCCTCCGTTTTAAGCTACAAAACTAATCTACCAGAGGATACTTTATTAGATAAAAAGTAGTTGACGCTAAACAATGAAGAAGACAATTGCAGCTATTGTAATAATTTTTATAATAATTTCAGTCATTGGTGGAACAACAATATACCTATCGCAGACAAACATGAATTCTAATTCTGTGATTACTGAACCGCCTGAAAGCAAAAAAATTGATATTTACATCAATCAAACTTCTTTTAAGTACATTTCATACGGTGACCCGACTTCTGTTGATAATAGCAACATAGGTAATACTGTGATTAAACTAACAATATGGTTCTACGCTGATGGGGTTGACCAACTCAGTACTAAAGATTTTCAATTTACAGATATTATGGGCAACCCCTTTAAGGTTATTAATTCATTTTCTGACCAAATCAAAAGGGGTGAGCTATACAATTATAGTTTGTGTATAGAAGGACGAATTGACCCCAACTATCGAGTAACCCTAAATAGCACAGCTACATATGCAGTACCAAACGGCAATTCGTGGGTTTGGGTACCTTTGGAACCTAATATTTTCTTTAAAAACTCGGTGTCACCAAATCCAACACCATACCCATATGATGTTCAAATTACTTATGGATACCCTTACTACGAATTCCTAAATTCTAATTCTGATACAACAAGGAAAGTTTACTTTAAAGTTCATTTAAGTTCCGATAGCCCTAATCCAAAAATTCAATTGGAAAAGTTCTATTTAGTATACAATGGTCAACAATTAGACAGTAATGTTGTTAACAATACGTCAAGCGGTGTTGCGTTACCGTGGGGTGGCAAATATGATTTCTCGGGTTATAATTATAATAGTGCAGTCTTCCAAGTTTCTTTCAGTTTTAATGACCCTATCAATGTTAATTATGGAAATAGTCTCAAGCTTGGATATGGAGATGCTATTAAAATCGAGTGGATTCATGTAGATTTCTGGCTATAATCGTTATTGTTTGGGGCATTTACTTGAATTCACGCAAACCACAATAAGTATCTAGCAAATCATCTCCAAAACTCTTAAGGAACACATTCTTTTCAGACCTTTGAGGTATCAAATGTGTAAAAGATAAAACGAGACAAAAGTAGAAAAAGAGTTAGACATTTTACTACAGTCTCCCTGAAGCATCGAAAAGGTCTTGGATGAGAATTTGGAGCATATGAGACTTGAAACTTTCAAGGCTTACTTTACTGGATTTATGCATACAAGGGAACAAGCCGTAAAAGTTGTTAAGCAATTCCTTAGATGAGTCGAAGAAATCCTGCACAAGAAAATCTCGTGAACTACACGCTTTTTTCTTGTGCTTTTTTATAATACACTATTGCTTGTATCTTATTAGGTTAGTCTGTCGAGTTTGAAATCTCTTTTTTCTGCTTCCCATACTGCTATCTCGACATCTCTTGCTCTCCATTGCATACCAGACTTTAAACTAAGTAAGCTTGAGTATTTTCTACAGAAGTTTGTCCATTCCAGATATGTATTCCAATTTTGTTCGTTCAGTCCAAGCCAACCATCACTTCTCTGTAAAAAGCTTGATGCACTTGTTTTCCAGTAGTTTGATTTATTTCTGTTCCACCATTTACCAATTATTTTATCAACCATCGGGAATAAGGTCGGATTGTAGAATGATAGAAAGGTTACAGGGGTCGCAAAACCGTTTGGTTGACCACATGCTATTCTAAAGTGTTCAATGTTTTTGTAGGTTGGATTTGATGACAATTGAATTAGTCTACTTTTGAATTCATTCCAATTATTCTTATCTTCTAACAGCTTAAGTAGACTGTTGGTAAGTTTATCTCTTGAAGTGTGGCTTCCATAATTCTTCCAGTAGCAGACTTCACCAGTTACGGCAAATGTGTTTGTGTTGAGTGATGATCTGAACTTTTCTTCGAATTCAGATGTGTTCTTGTTGGTTATCAATTGGTTAAAGAAGTCCTTGTAAGCGTCTCTTAATGGATAGTTACTGAGGTCTACAGTCCAATCATATTTTTCGCGAGATTTGCTCCAACTTTCTATTTCATTCAAAGAGTATATTCCTTCTTTTCCTCAATCTACTTAACATTGGTTTAAGTAATTGGTGAATAGTTACTGTTTTTCTGTGTGGATTGGAAACGTTCGTATAGCGTTGATTTCTTTCACCGTTTGAATTTGGTATTGTCGATTACTGAGAATTTCTCTGTTTGCTAACAATCTTATCGACTTCTTTTTCCAAATTGAGCCTGTTGGCGATTTCTTGGTTGGTCGCTTCACAATTATAGTAGATATTTATCAATCTTCGCTTGATTTTCGGGTGACTTGGGAATGGTGTGGGACATTTTTCCGTTACGATAATAACCATTGAAATTCAATCCATATGCTGACATTCGAATGATTTAGCAATGAAGCCATTATACTTCCATAATTCATTCAGTCTCACCTCTAAGGTGTTGGTTTTCCCTCATAACATTTGCGATTAAATCTCAAATCACCTGTGAAAAAGTTCTACGATTTAAAGGTAACATCAATATATAACAAATCGGTGGCGTCTTTAATCGCCTAAGAAACTGGCAAGCCTCGTTAACCCAATGATTTCCTCAAAGTTCAAACCCAACGCATCCAGCACTTGGTCAAAGGTCGCCTGCAGATAAGCTACATACTTGTCCACATCAATCTCGTTGCGGCTGGCTAACTCTACGGGTTTAACGCCAGAGTTATCTTCACCTGAAGCACTGCGAGACGACGTGGGTTTGATCACTTTAACGAAGCTGATGAGGTCACCTGCTCGGAGTTCCTTGCCGCTTTTCTGCAAAATCCTCGCCGCCTTGACGTGTTGAGGTGTGGTTTTGGTGTAGCTTGCCAATTCGTCGCCTAAGACGACGTGGAAGGCGAGTTCGCTGTTGTCTTTCCATTCTCGGCGTTTGAGCGTGTTGTAGCGGTCGCGTACGATGTTGGCGATGTCTTTTTTGGCTTTCTCGAAGTCTTCAGGGTTTTTAACTTGGGCAAGCCGTGCCTTCATCTGGTTGAACGCGTCTTTGATGAATAGGGGGATATGTTTCTTTTTGCCCGTTAACCCCTTCACGTCCACTGTGCCGTCTTCGAGCACTCCGAGATAGTTCTTTTTGCGACTGCTGAAAACGGCGTAGCGGTAGGTTTTTTCCATGTCTATACCCATGCCTAGTTCGTGTTCGGTGTAGTGGATTACGTCTTCGATCTGTTCTTTGCTGGGGTTTTTGAGGAAAACGCTGTCAGTGTCGCCGTAGAGTACCTGTACGCCGACGGATTTGGCGTGGCTAAGGATTTGGGTGATGCTGTAGCGTCCGATGGCTGCAGTGGCTTCCGCGACAGGTGGGCAGTAGAGGTCAAAGCTGTCCGCGCCGAACACGCCGTAACTCGCGTTTAAAATGACTTTGAGTGCGCCCTGTGCGATGCCATACCAGCTACGTAGCTCAGGCGGGAGGGTTTTGTCTTTGGCGCGGCTCTTGTACCATCGCACACGCAAATCCCGAAGCGAACCGATAAGGAGGCTTTCGAGGGCGCGTTTTTCAGTGCAAACCCAGTGCTGTGTGTCGGGGATGGTGTGTCCTTTGCAGCCGGGGTGGTTGCAGCAGATGGATTGGTAGCCTAAATTCCAGACTTTGATGATGCTGGGGTATAGGCTTGGAAAGTCCATGACCGCGACGTTGAAGTGGACGCCGGGGGTGGGTTCGACGACGATTGCGCCTTTGTATTTTTTGCCCTTGATGACGGCGGTTGTGCTGGTTTTGCCTTTTTTGGTTAGGATGTCTTCGGCGTTGGGGATAAGCAGGTGCTTTTTGCGGTGTTCCCGCTGCATAAAGTTGCGTATCCAGCGGCTGACGCCTTGTCGGCTGACGTCTTCCATGGGCATACTGGCTATACGTGCCAACACTAGCATGAGCTTCATGGCTGAATCGTTGTCGTGGCTGGTTAGCTTGTAGGTGATTTCTGAGTCTCGGAAGCAGTAAGCGATGAGTTCGCTCTGGTCAAGGTCACCGAAATCCTTTTCCAGATGAATCTTTTGCGTGCCAATCAAGGCGCAGCCGACGTCGTCGAGGCTGACGTCTTTGTATTTGCCGCCGTAAGCGTAAATCTGCACAGAGCGGTTGAAGAAGAACTTGTAGAGGTCAATGTGGATGCCATAACGCAATAGGCAGACGCGTTTGCCGATTTCTATGGGGATGTCTTTTTTGGTGAAGCCAAGGTTGGCGGCGCGGTGCGCGAGGTATCGGAGGTCGAAGTCGTCGCCGTTAAACGTCAAGATAAAGGGGAAATCGTTTAGGACATCGAAGATTTTGTGGAGGAGTTCTTCTTCGGTTTCGCAGAACACAACCTCGATGCCTGCTGTTAGTTTAGGGTCACCTTCGATCATGCCGTCGCGTTTTAGGACGAGTACTTTTCTGTCGCCGTCGCTGCTGTAGACTGAGCAAGCCATAACGGGGCAGGCCCCTTCACGCGCGTCGGGCACACGGTTAGCCAGCGGCGAGTAGACTTCGATGTCTATGGCTGCCCTTCGAAACTGAGGCGCAGGGTACTCCAGCAGTTCAGCCCACATCTCAGCGTACTCCTGCTCCTCTTTAGTGCAG harbors:
- the fhcD gene encoding formylmethanofuran--tetrahydromethanopterin N-formyltransferase; translation: MYLVKTANGVVKVHDTFAEMFPLWAGRVLITAANEKWAQIAASVTTGFATSVIAASAEAAIERMVPASETPDKRPGILIQIYNKDRFELKHQLMGRIGQCTMTCPTTAAFNGLTGKRVLLIGSSLRYFGDGFQKKTMVGGRKCWKIPVMEGNFIVEDGFGAMEAVAGGNFMIFAKTAAECLAASEAAADAIRAQVPDVIMPFPGGLCRSGSKAGSLKYKLKASTNHTYCPTLRSIVPDTVVPEGCESVLEIVINGLTLDAVKKAMAVGVQAAIACPGVMKISAGNYGGKLGPFKAYLKEAIGIPEPAPAAAPKAAKA
- the purL gene encoding phosphoribosylformylglycinamidine synthase subunit PurL translates to MSSKLVIQRKNSPVLEFAIAKATKTQLSEINSELALGFSAEELDLIQAYFKKEKRNPTDVELQTISQTWSEHCCHKTFKGKIKIGNKTISSLFKTYLAKATKEINAPWCFSVFEDNAGIVKFEKGYGIAAKVETHNHPSAVEPFGGAATGTGGVIRDILGVWADPIACTDVLGFGPLDYDYAKLPAGVKHPKYVYMGVTAGISAYGNNMGIPTVNGAIYFDDSYTGNVVVYCGCIGLLPLNKYIKNAKVGDYIVLIGGKTGRDGIHGVTFASAELTEKSEEISRPAVQIADPIEEEKVKRAVIGIRDLQLGAAITDIGGGGLSSAVGETAERFGCGVSVDLAKVPLKYQGLAPWEIYLSESQERMLLVIPPENLEKAMEVFEKEDVIATAIGKLIPERRLQLSYKEELVANIDMEFMFSPCTITKTASIEPPKLTEPEFSEPKNLTETLMQLLAAPNIASKEAIIRTYDHEVKGNTVLKPLQGDYAGPNDAAVLKPIDNSIKGLAISCGMNPNYGKIDPYWMAASAIDEAIRNNIAVGGRRIALLDNFVWGNPEKPERLGALVRACEACYDVATNFRTPFISGKDSLYNESPLGPVTPTLLITAVGVVPDINKTISADLKAAGNLLYIVGDTYPELGGSEYYKLKGYLGKSVPKLHASKARKTYYNLTKAMGEGIVKSCHDLSEGGLAVAAAEMAFASGLGLEIDLKKVPCKDVERDDFVLFSESNSRFLIEIAPEDQELFEKLMGKYSAQIGKVTKQPKLVIKGLSGTTVIEATLDKLRYSWKKTLNPQEASQ
- a CDS encoding molybdopterin-binding protein; protein product: MTKLLTYEEAKHTIEINFKPAFLGEEEAVLLEANNRVLSENIVSPLDLPSFNTSAVNGYALNSQESTEANEEAPTVLKVAGAIAVGEQPKVALTKGEAVEVSVGAVLPMGADAVVAAQDVEREDDVLHLFSPVCAWENVRKQGSDIQKGALVLKKGQVLGAAEIGVLAALGFKQVKVLKYPMVAVLSIGDEVNELSKPLQTGKRFDVNAYSICTAVMECGAKAIYFGAFPNNKAAIERALRAASASSDMVVATSTVDASEIVDLLGKPGVVVNGVAVKPGKTTVIGFVGEKPVFLFPSNPSAALIMFQLFTRSILQRLCGRPVSDLKTVRAFAGSKLFSAKGSRTFSLVKLAFDEQCRLIADPVETCGEVSALVEADGFVEIAENEHFLDVDQEVLVRLLRGTAGKA
- the purQ gene encoding phosphoribosylformylglycinamidine synthase subunit PurQ; translation: MKTEDIKVCVLRVGGTNCDAETQRAFQELGAQAETLQVSELIKRHNLLDYDVLVFPGGFSFGDYVRSGVIFARHLSAHLGKEIEMFVAEGRPILGICNGFQIMVEYGLLPGFEGISSYPEATLTTNEPAGFKCKWVYLKHENRGSCAFTSAIPQGKIIRLPIAHGEGRWLFPKEKEDALLQRLIDEDMLVLRYCTKDGEAADGKYPANPNGSFHDIAGICNSEGNIFGLMPHPERAMYWWQQPDWTSQQSNLQYGDGKLIFQSIIDKLTKTC
- a CDS encoding 4Fe-4S binding protein, with the translated sequence MSNIKILPLFIVVDVWVTVLVKKLHVPAVFKRAIKQTFSKPATERYPQEKPKLPEKYRGEPCFDFNACIGCGLCARDCPAKALEMVAVEGKRRPQINLSKCVFCYQCAETCPKKAVSTSCVYELATTDKSSLVIKPKASCKP
- a CDS encoding DUF2096 family protein; this encodes MGSNLASWKLLEDMMLELKKSGIDIPTKVVEDLRTAKSLIELACTEGSHGDSLHKAEEYLANVEAYIVNEGEKVFGTEKVDDWLRKLEAVNASCCPKPSKVKAEEKFVTGVPRDQKWVRVEPMGEWSKEKIHQIAKAQNLQIMPQKDGKLVVHGQAEDLKTFVKKMAAEKTKPA